Proteins encoded together in one Impatiens glandulifera chromosome 1, dImpGla2.1, whole genome shotgun sequence window:
- the LOC124915831 gene encoding vicilin Cor a 11.0101-like: MTAKSRIIFPFLFLVVFLLLATDHLVHGNDAYDQCVSDCKKWRDPDVRWPCIQHCQGLKNGIEQGSYKDNKFEKEHGRLIGLLQDFTENSKLLTGLVNHGVAILEANPNTFMAPGHWDADALFFVVQGKATINLIRHDKRETLGLKTGDNIRIPSGTKVLMMNRDRMEKLVVIKLPQPVSTPAAGHSEVKLLNPFGDQSSQQQQLAEGIRSVI; encoded by the exons ATGACCGCAAAATCAAGGATCATATTCCCCTTTCTTTTCTTAGTCGTCTTCCTCCTACTAGCTACTGATCATTTAGTTCATGGGAATGATGCTTACGATCAGTGCGTTAGTGATTGCAAGAAATGGCGTGATCCAGA CGTTAGATGGCCATGTATTCAACACTGCCAAGGTTTGAAGAATGGGATAGAGCAAGGGAGTTACAAAGATAACAAGTTTGAAAAGGAACATGGACGATTAATTGGGCTTCTTCAAGACTTTACGGAAAATTCAAAGCTACTCACCGGCCTCGTTAACCATGGCGTGGCCATCCTCGAAGCCAATCCCAACACTTTCATGGCTCCAGGCCATTGGGATGCTGATGCCCTCTTCTTCGTGGTCCAGGGAAAAGCGACCATAAACTTGATCCGACACGACAAAAGAGAGACTTTGGGTCTAAAGACAGGCGATAACATTCGCATTCCGTCGGGTACAAAAGTCTTGATGATGAACAGAGATAGAATGGAGAAGCTAGTTGTGATCAAGCTTCCACAACCCGTCTCAACCCCAGCAGCAGGCCATTCTGAGGTCAAACTCCTTAATCCCTTTGGAGATCAGTCTTCTCAGCAGCAGCAGCTAGCAGAAGGGATCAGATCTGTTATTTAA
- the LOC124911516 gene encoding uncharacterized protein LOC124911516: MDNLLNEIERSNAIYNLSGVDADQNHENELESDESECDEIHNAEQDDSDYSTDNDDEHIPTAPWFETEEINVNSDKQSAISAIKEYHIRSSRNFHVVKSDTTRYEASCVMKDCPWRIRVMRSKKSGLFVTTKLPAEHTCVLMTLERDHKKLTSRMIADVIKLQVIDSPYLKVSNIRNQITSMYNYHVSYKKAWIGKQKAISDVYGDWMTSYAKLPIFFSALIHFNPGTIAFIDAEAHSTKPNTSVCKRIWWGFKSMIDGWQHAPPVISIDGTFLKGKYNGKLLIAMGYDSNNQQYPIAYALVHEETTVNWSWFLHHLRLYVCQNRKSVCIISDQHAGIIEAMKMVESGFTGKWGIHRFCLLHLRSNFCSAFLGAHLKMLCWMVGSTSQVRKFEAAMTQIKEINLDAEIWLRKIPLEMWTMSRELFETVEKKTSSHKVIPYNEQRGVFEIVTAQYRTINRYWKGGNKHNVDLYRGFALVENGIDIIFHVHILWKVV, from the exons ATGGATAATCTTCTCAACGAAATTGAAAGATCAAATGCAATATACAACTTAAGTGGTGTTGATGCTGATCAAAATCATGAAAATGAGTTAGAAAGTGATGAATCTGAGTGCGATGAAATACACAATGCAGAGCAAGATGACTCAGATTATAGCACTGACAACGATGATGAACATATTCCAACTGCTCCTTGGTTTGAAACAGAAGAGATTAATGTTAATTCAG ATAAACAATCTGCAATAAGTGCGATAAAAGAATATCATATCAGAAGTTCTAGAAATTTTCATGTTGTGAAAAGTGATACAACACGATATGAGGCATCATGTGTTATGAAAGATTGTCCATGGAGAATTCGAGTGATGAGATCAAAGAAATCTGGGTTGTTTGTAACCACTAAACTACCTGCTGAACACACTTGTGTATTGATGACACTAGAACGAGATCATAAGAAACTAACGTCCAGAATGATTGCAGATGTAATAAAACTACAA GTTATAGATAGTCCTTATCTGAAAGTAAGCAACATCCGAAATCAAATTACATCTATGTACAACTATCATGTTAGTTACAAGAAAGCATGGATCGGAAAGCAAAAAGCAATATCAGATGTTTATGGCGATTGGATGACTTCTTACGCTAAACTTCCTATATTTTTTAGCGCTTTGATACATTTTAATCCAGGAACAATTGCTTTCATTGATGCTGAAGCTCATAGTACAAAACCCAACACATCTGTGTGCAAACGTATTTGGTGgggatttaaatcaatgattgaTGGATGGCAGCATGCTCCGCCTGTTATTAGCATCGATGGTACTTTTCTAAAAGGAAAATACAATGGGAAATTATTGATTGCAATGGGTTATGATTCAAATAATCAACAATATCCCATTGCATATGCCTTAGTTCATGAAGAGACAACCGTCAATTGGTCTTGGTTTCTACATCATCTCCGACTATATGTTTGTCAAAATAGAAAGAGTGTATGCATTATTTCTGATCAACATGCTGGAATTATTGAAGCCATGAAAATGGTAGAAAGTGGTTTCACCGGTAAGTGGGGTATACATCGATTTTGTTTGTTGCATTTACGCAGTAATTTCTGTTCAGCTTTTCTAGGCGCACATTTGAAGATGCTCTGTTGGATGGTCGGAAGTACTTCTCAGGTACGAAAATTTGAAGCAGCAATGacgcaaattaaagaaattaatctTGATGCAGAAATATGGTTGCGAAAGATTCCACTAGAAATGTGGACTATGTcaagagaattatttgaaactgtTGAGAAAAAAACATCATCACACAAGGTTATTCCATACAATGAACAAAGAGGAGTCTTCGAAATCGTTACTGCACAATATAGAACCATAAATAGATATTGGAAGGGTGGTAACAAACATAATGTGGATTTATATAGAGGTTTTGCTCTTGTGGAAAATGGAATAGATATCATTTTCCATGTTCACATATTATGGAAGGTTGTTTGA
- the LOC124915841 gene encoding vicilin Cor a 11.0101-like → MTAKSRIISHFLFFFVFLVLVTDLVHGDPYHDCLDFCEYYDEGQDCFDNCQDLKNGRIGIIQNSSEKSLVNHGVAILEANPNTFMAPGHWDADVLFFVVQGKATINLIRRDKRETLGLKTGDIIRIPSGTKVLMMNKDRMEKLVVIKLPQPVSTPAGRSEVKLLNPFGDQSSQQQQLAEGIRSVV, encoded by the exons ATGACAGCAAAATCAAGGATCATATCCcactttcttttcttcttcgtCTTTCTCGTACTAGTTACTGATCTAGTTCACGGGGATCCGTACCATGACTGCTTGGATTTTTGCGAGTATTATGA TGAGGGTCAGGATTGTTTTGATAACTGCCAGGATTTGAAAAATGGAAGAATTGGGATTATTCAAAACTCTTCGGAAAAGTCACTCGTTAACCATGGCGTGGCCATCCTCGAAGCCAATCCCAACACTTTCATGGCTCCAGGCCATTGGGATGCCGATGTCCTCTTCTTCGTGGTCCAGGGAAAAGCGACCATAAACTTGATCCGACGCGACAAAAGAGAGACTTTGGGTCTAAAGACAGGCGATATCATTCGCATTCCGTCGGGTACAAAAGTCTTGATGATGAACAAAGATAGAATGGAGAAGCTAGTTGTGATCAAGCTTCCACAACCCGTCTCAACCCCAGCAGGCCGTTCTGAGGTCAAACTCCTTAATCCCTTTGGAGATCAGTCTTCTCAGCAGCAGCAGCTAGCAGAAGGGATCAGATCTGTTGTTTGA